In the Pygocentrus nattereri isolate fPygNat1 chromosome 19, fPygNat1.pri, whole genome shotgun sequence genome, one interval contains:
- the tyw3 gene encoding tRNA wybutosine-synthesizing protein 3 homolog isoform X2, producing MEGENTFKQWKKQSLNRLDLSKKGSIDRDVANIVSFINSSEHHFTTSSCSGRIILIDGVAALQKSSGDAVFKFEPCVLHVQCRQLEDAQLLHSVAINSGFRNSGVTIGKKGKIIMAVRSTHCLEVPLSHKGQVLVSEEYIDFLVGVANSKMDENLKRIERFYNCLKSALEPEEVKTHLKEEQSDKKTVYRRRRKRIQDSAGSDGGVKNQSESDQEDDLECELTLFS from the exons ATGGAAGGAGAAAACACGTTTAAGCAGTGGAAGAAACAGAGTCTGAACCGGCTGGATTTGAGTAAAAAGGGCAGTATAGACAGAGATGTTGCTAATATTGTGTCTTTCATAAACAGCTCGGAGCATCACTTCACCACGAGCTCCTGTTCTGGGAGGATCATCCTCATCGACGGG GTGGCTGCTTTGCAGAAGTCTTCGGGAGATGCTGTGTTTAAGTTTGAACCCTGTGTTCTCCACGTCCAGTGCAGACAGTTGGAGGACGCACAACTTCTG CACTCTGTTGCTATAAACTCTGGTTTCCGGAACTCAGGAGTGACCATTGGAAAGAAAGGCAAAATCATTATG GCTGTGCGCAGTACTCACTGTCTTGAGGTTCCTCTCAGCCACAAAGGACAAGTCCTGGTTTCTGAAGAATACATTGATTTTCTTGTTGGAGTTGCTAACAGCAAAATGGATGAAAATCTGAAGAGGATAGAAAG GTTCTATAATTGTTTGAAATCTGCCTTGGAACCAGAGGAAGTTAAAACCCATTTGAAGGAAGAACAATCGGACAAGAAAACTGTCTACAGGCGGCGGAGAAAAAGAATACAGGACAGTGCCGGGTCAGACGGCGGAGTCAAAAACCAAAGTGAAAGTGACCAGGAAGATGACCTGGAATGTGAACTGACATTattttcataa
- the tyw3 gene encoding tRNA wybutosine-synthesizing protein 3 homolog isoform X1, which translates to MEGENTFKQWKKQSLNRLDLSKKGSIDRDVANIVSFINSSEHHFTTSSCSGRIILIDGVSDRTDVQKQNCSWLFVTHEKCKKDDVVAALQKSSGDAVFKFEPCVLHVQCRQLEDAQLLHSVAINSGFRNSGVTIGKKGKIIMAVRSTHCLEVPLSHKGQVLVSEEYIDFLVGVANSKMDENLKRIERFYNCLKSALEPEEVKTHLKEEQSDKKTVYRRRRKRIQDSAGSDGGVKNQSESDQEDDLECELTLFS; encoded by the exons ATGGAAGGAGAAAACACGTTTAAGCAGTGGAAGAAACAGAGTCTGAACCGGCTGGATTTGAGTAAAAAGGGCAGTATAGACAGAGATGTTGCTAATATTGTGTCTTTCATAAACAGCTCGGAGCATCACTTCACCACGAGCTCCTGTTCTGGGAGGATCATCCTCATCGACGGG GTATCTGACCGTACAGATGTACAGAAGCAAAACTGCTCCTGGTTATTTGTCACTCATGAGAAGTGCAAGAAAGATGATGTA GTGGCTGCTTTGCAGAAGTCTTCGGGAGATGCTGTGTTTAAGTTTGAACCCTGTGTTCTCCACGTCCAGTGCAGACAGTTGGAGGACGCACAACTTCTG CACTCTGTTGCTATAAACTCTGGTTTCCGGAACTCAGGAGTGACCATTGGAAAGAAAGGCAAAATCATTATG GCTGTGCGCAGTACTCACTGTCTTGAGGTTCCTCTCAGCCACAAAGGACAAGTCCTGGTTTCTGAAGAATACATTGATTTTCTTGTTGGAGTTGCTAACAGCAAAATGGATGAAAATCTGAAGAGGATAGAAAG GTTCTATAATTGTTTGAAATCTGCCTTGGAACCAGAGGAAGTTAAAACCCATTTGAAGGAAGAACAATCGGACAAGAAAACTGTCTACAGGCGGCGGAGAAAAAGAATACAGGACAGTGCCGGGTCAGACGGCGGAGTCAAAAACCAAAGTGAAAGTGACCAGGAAGATGACCTGGAATGTGAACTGACATTattttcataa